The DNA window ATGGAAAAGATGCGGAAGTCGGGATTGCTGGTCTATCAGATCCTGAGTGAAGTGTCGAAGCTGGTCCAAGAGGGCGTAACGACGATGGATCTCGAAGTCGTCGCCGAAAAGATGATCCGCGATGCGGGCGCAAAATCCGCCTTCAAGGGTTATTACTCGGAGGCAGCGGGGACGAAATTCCCCTATGTGCTGTGTACGTCGGTGAATGAAGTGGTGGTCCATGGCATGCCCTCGGCCAAGCGCCAGTTGAAGAAAGGCGATATCGTCTCAATCGATACCGGCCTGCAACTGGATGGATATTTTGGCGACTCGGCGGTGACGGTCCCAGTCGGGGAGATTCCGGCAGCAACGCAGAAGTTGCTCGCTGTGACGAAAGAGTCTCTCGAACTGGCGATCCAACAAGCACAGCCGGGCAACCGCCTGTTCGACATCAGCCGTACGGTGGAAGAGCATGTGGTCAAGAACGGTTTTACCGTGGTTCGCGAATTTGTGGGCCATGGAATTGGAACGAAGCTGCACGAGGAACCGCAGGTACCGAACTATGTGGATCGGCAGCAGGAGAACCCGAAGTTGAAGGAAGGCATGGTTCTCGCCATCGAGCCGATGGTGAACCTGGGCAAGCCGGAAACGAATGTTCTCAGCGATAAGTGGACGGCTGTGGCCACCGATGGGAAACCTTCGGCACACTTTGAGCATGTTGTGGCGATCACGGCGAATGGTCCGTGGGTTCTGACGAGGCCCTAGCCCGTGTCTGCAGAGACCAGGGCGAGTGAGTCTGCC is part of the Bryobacter aggregatus MPL3 genome and encodes:
- the map gene encoding type I methionyl aminopeptidase; the encoded protein is MAIIRKSLSEMEKMRKSGLLVYQILSEVSKLVQEGVTTMDLEVVAEKMIRDAGAKSAFKGYYSEAAGTKFPYVLCTSVNEVVVHGMPSAKRQLKKGDIVSIDTGLQLDGYFGDSAVTVPVGEIPAATQKLLAVTKESLELAIQQAQPGNRLFDISRTVEEHVVKNGFTVVREFVGHGIGTKLHEEPQVPNYVDRQQENPKLKEGMVLAIEPMVNLGKPETNVLSDKWTAVATDGKPSAHFEHVVAITANGPWVLTRP